The region TTGGGGGGTCGCTCGCGCCCTTCGCTGCACCCACTGGCCCGTGCCCGCTTGGCGCCAAGCCTTGATGGCCATCACGCCCTGGCGTGGGCCGCCCCCGTGGCACTGGCCACGTATCTCCCTCTGCGTGATCCGGATTTAGGCCGACCCCCGCGCGTCTCGGACGACCCTTCGCCGAGCGCCACGCGGTCATGCCCACAACCCGCATCTCTCAAGGAGCTTCACTCTCATGCGAACCGCAACCCGCATTGGTGCCCTCGGCGCCGCCACTGCTCTGTCCCTGGTCCTGGCCGCCTGCGGCGGCGCCGACAGCGGATCGATGGACCACTCCGCGATGTCGTCGGGATCGTCGGGATCGTCGGGATCCTCGGGATCCTCGACGACCTCGGCGAGCCCCTCGCCCAGTGCCACCAGCAACGTCGACGGCGAACACGACGACCAAGACGTGATGTTCGCCCAGATGATGATCGTGCACCACAAGGGCGCTATCGAGATGGCGCAGATGGCCACCACCCAGGCCTCTAGCCAGCAGGTCAAGGACCTGGCCGCCAAGATTGAGGCCGCTCAGCAGCCCGAGATCGAGCAGATGACCTCCTGGCTGAACGCCTGGGGCGAACCCACCGAAGCCGACTCCTCGATGGAGGGCATGG is a window of Kineococcus endophyticus DNA encoding:
- a CDS encoding DUF305 domain-containing protein, which codes for MRTATRIGALGAATALSLVLAACGGADSGSMDHSAMSSGSSGSSGSSGSSTTSASPSPSATSNVDGEHDDQDVMFAQMMIVHHKGAIEMAQMATTQASSQQVKDLAAKIEAAQQPEIEQMTSWLNAWGEPTEADSSMEGMDHSSMPSMGGSLMPGMMTEEQMTQLQNATGTDFDRMFLQLMIEHHTGAVQMAETEQQQGSNPQALELADSIVTSQSAEIEQMKQMLTTLG